The window TGCCAGCCACACTGGTTGCATAGCATGACTTTGTTGTCATTGTAACTCCTATCATTGATGGCTGTATTGTAGCTTATAAACTAAGTGTTTATATTTCCATAGAGAACTTGGATTAATACAATAACAGTAGTTTCAGAAGCAAAAAGCCTAATTGGAACCGTCTAAACTTATCTTATTACAATAACTACAGTAGAGAATGTGCAATGGAAAAACTGGAACTGTTCATAACTGCCTTGTTACAGTAACTGCAGTTTTAGAAGAGGGCATAATTGGAACTGTTCATAATTACCTTGTTACGAGTACgaattaataaatgaaacataaaaagcAACATTAATCAGTGTAATAGTTGTGAACCATACGCAGTCATTGTTGATAGCCAGTATAACAGTTGGAACAATACACTTTCAgtgtttcgtgatgacgagaaacccacttgaagaaaaatgtatctcagggcggttggtataagtattaacacttattaataaagcagaggacaacgtttcgacctccttaggtcatctaCAGGTTAAAATATAAGAACATctttatacttatactaattaataacttaatatctaactacaacgccccctacaatcccgtacccgtttgtTTACACTCTAGTCCAGGGTtgggcaactccatggccactAGTCACATGTGGTCAGTAGATAGCACAAttgtggccagctcgagtttaggaataaACGTTTCcgtcatttattttttatcgcaatTTTGGTAATCAGTAACTACACTGtctcacgtcatcgctaatgtcgcgcgcttcattACTATCACAGACTTCGCCCAtattgtaacgtcagtctggtttagatgtttgttatcgaatgtgcgttgttttgcatgcgcttgcaaaaatatgtttaatgtgcaacattcaagtgtttcaatatattttgttattaatccCATAGTATTGATAAGTCTATAATTAGAaaaaagaatccagatgatgatgaacactcagaaaataaagataatttaattaattctggCATTACTGACGAAAAGAAaatggcgcgtgactggaaaaacaagaaatgggaatttactgaaagtttggaGTTAAAATTTTTAGTGATTGATGTACATAATAAgtcagtgtgtgttttgtgtaacaaagtttttagaaataataaagtatacaaccttaaacaacaatttaacaattttcataacgaatttgatataaaattccaGTTGATAgtaaaaatcatatatataaaattagccgtctgaaagcacaacttcataaacaaaagggaggcctaaatttttttttatcatcgatagaactagttacgttagctagctGTGAAGTAGCTTGTATTCTAGCTCAAAAAAGTCATTTTCTGATTCTGAACTAGTATTGGAAATATTGATTGTAGTCATTGAAACACTGTTGgaaaattatgattcaaaaataaaagatgatattttcttcaaaaggtaaataatttgcaattaagtcgaagaacaattgtccacagaatgctagagttagcgaaagacacagaaaatcagttgcttgaacaactaaaagactgtttgtatttttctttagcacgaGATGAAttaacagatgttagtgacactgcacagctGAAATTTTGGGATTAGATAtataacttcagatcttcaactgagggaagaaatgtttggcctttgtggattacgagatcgaacatgtggaaaaaaaacaaatttgaaaaatgttttaatctaaaaaaaaattcaatctcgATTTTAAAAACTGGTGTGTCATAACAGATGTCGCTTTTGTcatgactggggcgaaattaggatttgtttttcttttgaagcagcatttaactGAAAATGATTGAGAaatccacgctgccatctttacattgcattttgcatcaggaaaaatTGTGCTGAGATGTCtgaaagtgatgaattgaaaaatttgatggacattgttgtaaaaattgtgaattatattagaagtggaagctctctcatccatcgacagtttgttgagtctttgaagaaaagcagtgactgtacttttgatgattttactgattttgcaaatgtaagatagTTAAGTAGAGAAAAAGTCTTAGaatgatttacttccttatttcctcaaataaaccaatatcttgttgaaaaaggtaagattgaaaatttccctgaaattaaAACTGTCATGATAAtgtgatttgtactttctgtgtgacatgatggctcactttaataatttgaatacgaagcttcagggaagaggtaaaataataagcgagcaatcacagtctattcatgaactTCAATTCAAGCAAAACttccttgcggaacaattacatAAGAATGATTTAACACATTTTGCAAAATTGAAtagttttctaaaaaataatgactatgatttctctgatgctaaagatgatctcaaTGTAAACTGGATAAAAACCTACCTCAAAAATTTGAATGACGTTtttccgaatttaaaaatttaaaagtgatatttgAATTTTGCACGATCTATTTCAGTTTGACTTTGGAAATCTCAGtgaggaaattacatctttttttgtctctagataagtgtggatttgaagacgggatgcttaccctgcaaagtgtagaacacataagataaacaaaaattctctatcagagagatgtggctcactattctgataaatgagtcctccaaatttaaagatagtaatttcaaaattattttctatgtttggatccacatgggtgtgtgagtcaacattttatccgctagattttctcaagtctagatacagatctcggcttactgacataaatttagaggcagagctaagatacTCATTGAGCATAGACATTAAGCCAAATTTTGGGAAACTTTTTGATGAAAACCCCCGTCAATTTTTGCATtaaaggttagttgaaatgcaattattttgattaactaatatctttcaatttgtttgttaatAGTGTGgacaacgttgttttcattagccacagttgtggccactgtGAAAAATAGGCTGCCCATCCCTTCTTTAGTCTCGACATGTTCCCAGCAAcggttagttgcaaactctctctttgttagtCTGAAAATGACCaaagagggtcgaaacgttgttctctgccttaatagtaaaagtgttaatacccataccagccgttctgagatatatttttacatacagTATTTGTTGATAGTCAGTATAACAGCTgtaatttttcaaactttgcaCAAGAGCTGATAGCCTAACGTAACGAGAACTATTTGTTTAACCAAGTAGAATAACTTGTTATCTTTAcctacaaatatttgtttaaccaAGTAGAATAACTTGTTATCTTTACCTACAAATATGTGTTTAACCAAGTAGAATAACTTGTTATCTTTACCTACAAATATGTGTTTAACCAAGTAGGATAACTTGTTATCTTTACCTACAAATATGTGTTTAACCAAGTAGAATAACTTGTTATCTTTACCTACAAATATGTGTTTAACCAAGTAGAATAACTTGTTATCTTTACCTACAAATATGTGTTTAACCAAGTAGAATAACTTGTTATCTTTACCTACAAATATGTGTTTAACCAAGTAGAATAACTTGTTATCTTTACCTACAAATATGTTTAACCAAGTAGAATAACTTGTTATCTTTACCTACAAATATGTGTTTAACCAAGTAGAATAACTTGTTATCTTTACCTACAAATATGTGTTTAACCAAGTAGAATAACTTATCTTTACCTACAAATATTTGGATCTACTGACCTGCTCCATTTATACTCGACTCGTGACAATGGCTAAGCTGTTGGGCTGTATGTACTCTGCCCACCTCAgatatcaaaacctaattttcagcgttgtaagtttgcaggcttgccgctgagccactaggatgAGAGGGCGTTACACATCAGAGGGAGCCGACACTTCTTGACATGAGGACATGTTATGATTTAAGTTAAGTCATGAATCGTCAGCTACATCCtgttaaaattaatatgcttTGTTGTTAACTAATAtatgttgttgtaatttttaaagtAGGACATCGAAGGCTAGGTTTGCGattaacgttatatatatatatatcgtaaacAAAAGTAATAGCCAGATTTTCGGTAAGTCAGCACCTGAAATAAGAAAATTCCCGAAAGGTTTGGCTTTTGAGAAAACAATAACCTCGTAGAATGTAGGCCAGATGTGTTACTTACAGCACGGCTTGTCTCGAGGTCGATGCACCTGTCGTAAGACTGTCACTACCATTGCTATTTTCATACTTACGTCACATCGGACATCCGCCAATGCAGTGAAAGTAGAGGCCTCAATATAGGAATGGGATTTCATCACAGATTCATAAATGGAGACAAATCCGGCTGAGCCAACATCAATAAAGTTCATTCTCTAGAATTTCATGGACAAATTCGGCTGAACAAGCCAACATCAATAAAGTTCATTCTCTagaatttcattgttattttcgGAAGCTTCATTCAGTGTTTAGTTTTGAATCTCAAAGTGGTTGCTTGCTTTAAAGCATAATGATCCAAGTTGAGTGATGtcatatttttcctttttacagAAATGATgaaaaagagattttttttttattttctttcgaaaaataaacgaaaatataattgttaactacagtaataatgatgtttgtttaaatttttgttattcattacGGATACTGCATACAAAATGTACAAATGTTTCTTAAATAAGCCACTATGGACACCACCAGTAATTCTGTAGTTCCTTACAGTTCTTGTACTTTGTTGTACATATTTCATgaacaacagttaaataatgtGAGATATAGTCTCCCTCCATACTTATTGGTTCTTCTAACTGTTAACATTTAACAAGATATAAAAAGCATATAagtaaacttttttctttatgatcAAAATAGATTATAAGGTGTTTAAATGCaatcttattatttgtattatctaTTACAATTCTGATTTACACATGGCCAGAGAGAAAAATAAAGCTAAAatcaatgtatttaattttaaactgacaccATAACAACGTAGGACACATTGTAAAATACAACAATGTATTCAAGCACCCAACAGTAAAGAGTTAATAACGGGAAATGGAAACAATAATCAGTCTGGTAACAATGACACATTTGCAACGACAACAATAATCAGTCTGGTAACAATGACACATTTGCAGTGATAACGACAATTGGCCTGATAAACTAAGTTTAACTCACTATAAGGTGTGTGATTGACTGGTATGCTAGTTCTAACTACAAGGTCTGTAATTAAGTGGTACACTCGTTCTATCAATAACTATAAGGTCTGTGATTAACCGATAgtctagttttgtttatttatgaggAAAGTTTGAGATCAATACTAAGTCATCCTGATGTGAACAGTCAATTATATGAAGTTATTTTTCTCAACTTCgacatttcttttatattttcttgagTGGCGAAAGATACATTGAAACAATtgcattgttttgtttcatttttaggTCAGTAGAAATCACTTTTACCAGATCATTCAGTTCGATTAAAAGtgaatcttttaaaactttaccAACGGTTAACAAGTCGGATCGTAAGAATTATTACTTTCTCTGGGTTTTTCCAGGTATAACCTAGTATAGTGCAGTTTTAGGAGGGAGGGGAGAAAAAGACGCCTCTGAGCAAGATTTAAAACTGTTACGACGGGGCGATTGACCTCCTTCCAAGCTCTGGTATATAAGGAGCAGTATAGGCCAGTGAAGGTTGTTTAACGTTAAGCTATTATATCTCTGTTGAAGATTCTCGGTGACTTTTCGAAGGTAAAGGtggtgtttattttagttttaaacactAGGCTGTTTGCTCTTGACGCTTGAAAATTTGTGAAAATTTagtgttttctttaaacaaattttaaaatatataagataaGGGAACAGTTAATAATCTAATCTTGTAAGTTTAGTTGAATttgttagaaatataatttagtttaagTATTAACTTCATATAATCCACCTTACTTGCTGGTTACTGTTtggttttcttattattaaacaagacGAGTCGAGCTGATAACTTGCTGGTTactccgtgatgatgagaaaacccacttgtagagaaaattatatatttattgtaaaacgtctagtatggatagagaaagcaccaGTTGAGgggtgaacaacgtttcgaccttcttcggtcgtgaacctgacaatgaccaaagaaggtgaAAACGTTGTCCGcttctctactagtgctttctctatccataccagccgttttacaataaatatataatttgctgATTACTGTTGGGTTGCCTCATTATTAAACAAGACGAGTTAAACTCGTATTTAAGTAAACTTCATACAATTTCTCTAGCTTTTTGTATGAGCATATTAACTTGATTAAAGTTCCTCTCCCTCCACATATCTAAATATTCCATCTACTTCTAAAATCGTGACAGTCAGTTCTTCTGGATGTTCAGAGATACTCACATTTAACGTTGGTGACCTCTagagcacacacacacatctagaaATTTATATCACTTTCACAATTACCGTATATTCCTCTATCGCTTGGAGCTCAGGAAAAACGATCATAACttatagaattttgttttatttttaaacattagatAAAACGACGTCTGAAGTTTCAAGATGAAGAATATAGCTTTGTTCACAATTCTACTGTTGTTACAGATCATCCTAACCAATAGCCAAAACGGTAAGATGAAGATTTGAAGTATGTTTAGCGGACAGTGGTTAGTTTTCAAAtgtaattcaaatatatattacgTTTGTTCGTTAATGTATGGTCGATTTTAAAGAGATATTCTTATAATGATTAGTTTGAACCTTATGCAGTTTAACTAGTAAATACGTTCAGTGGAGAATGGTTGGTctgtagtttaaatattaattacttctATAGACTGCTTGGAGCAATCCGGAGTTCTTCAGTGGAAtatctagaaaccaggtttcgatatccgtgaagggcagagcacagatagcccattttgtatgtttatgcttaacttcaaacaaacaaaactgcaatTCGGAATATTCCTATAAACTACTCGGAATAATCTGGAATACTCTTATATACTACACGGATCaacttgtaatactgttgtttggGGAAGGAAAAGAAATTCTATCTGAACGTTGTTTAtacggtttatttgtttttgtcaagACAGAATAATTTCAACAAATATTGGTAAAGAGTTAATCACAGGGTTGCAAATAGTTCAAGATAAAGTGCTGTAGATATAGGTAGGAAATTTTACATATGTAAGTGTTGGTAACAAAGTGTTGTGTTGTAAACACAGGTAAGAAGTTGTACAGATCTAAATGTTAGTAAGAATGAGCGGTAGATAGATGTGGGAAGGGTTGATATAGTCAAGGTGTATTTTGAATAAGGGGAATGCACTTGTATTTGGCGTACGTCCTGTTTGAAGTGGGTCAGCATATGAACTAGTCACGCCACGATGCCTCTCGacagaaaagaaactaaaaatgaaaCAAGACAGACGTTACTTAGTGTGGTCCTTTATACtagaattatgataaaaaaatttaagatGTATCACTGATTTTCTCCTTTTTGCGTTGTAACTCAGatgaaatacaaaactaaacataaaaatgtatctcagtttCTTATTACTTCCTGGAACTGACGATGTTGTTATTACTTACTGGATCTCATGTTGTTAATATTTCATGGAATTGacgatgttattattacttactgGATctcatgttgttattatttcatgGAACTGACGATGTTGTTATTACTTACTGGATctcatgttgttattatttcatgGAATTGACGATGTTGTTATTACTTACTGGATctcatgttgttattatttcatgGAATTGACGATGTTGTTATTACTTACTGGatctttgttgttattatttcatgGAACTGACGATGTTGTTATTACTTACTGGATctcatgttgttattatttcatgGAACTGACGATGTTGTTATTACTTACTGGATCTCATGTTATTATTTCATGGAACTGACGATGATATTATTACTTACTGGATcttatgttgttattatttcatgGAACTGACGATGTTGTTATTACTTATTGGATctcatgttgttattatttcatgGAACTGACGATGTTGTTATTACTTATTGGATCtcatgttgttattgtttcatgGAACTGACGATGTTGTTATTACTTATTGGATCtcatgttgttattgtttcatgGAACTGACGATGTTGTTATTACTTACTGGATctcatgttgttattatttcatgGAACTGACGATGTTGTTATTACTTATTGGATctcatgttgttattatttcatgGAACTGACGATGTTGTTATTACTTACTGGATCTCATGTTGTTATCATATctgtatatatctgtatatatttattacaaatcttTACATAGGTTGTACAGTACTTTACAGTAGAAATCAATATTTTCACTTATGCATCTGTTTAAAcgtttttttcatacttaatgctTAGGAAATGTCTTCCAACACTCTGATTCTTCTGGTTGGAACTGGGGTTCATCAAACCGAGAAGGGCCAGATCACGTACATAAGTTGGGTGAGAAAACAAATCAGGATACTTTATCGAACACACATACGTCCATCAACTTTAGGTCATCTCAGAACAATATTTCGACTTTTGAAAGAGATAACCCATTACGTTTAGCTGTTCCAAGCAGTTTTATTGCTAACGATACAGAAGAAGCGATTGGAAGAAATGCACGAAATCTAAAAGTTGACGATATTTCTTTATCAGGTGGTGAACGGGAAGGAAGAATTCTTAACAAGGGATTGAGTTTTTCTTTATCAGGTGGTGAACGGGAAGGAAGAATTCTCAACAAGGGATTGAGTTTTATCCCAATTTTGTCAGCCAGCAATGATGAGCATGAAGAGAAAGATTACAGAACGAAATCCTTTGCTGGGAGCCAGAACCTCAATAATCCTTATTCCAGCGATGTTTATGTGAATACTCAGTCCAGCCAAGATTCCCATGATTATTCGTTTCCATATGATTCAGATACTAAAGAACTAAGTCTGTTTCATTTACAGAACAACCAGCAGGGAGGACAAGAAGATTCCCATTCTCAACTAGAAGGAAGTCCCTATTTTGAATCAATCTCGCATCAAACCAAGCACCAACCACTTTCTTCTCAATCTGAGGTCCCTTATGGTACCAATTCCTATCTCACGAGCTCTAATTACCAAGCTTCTAAAGACTATTCTCCAAACGCTGGGGTTCAAGGATCTACTGTTTTTGCATCCAAAAACGAGCATGAATCAAGTCAGCAGTATCCAATCTTACCCACCGGAGAACGAGACTACCAAACCCAAACATCACATTCGTCTCACATTGATAATTTTGGAGTTCCGCTGCGTGGAGAAGAGAGATATTCCATTAAGAATTATCCGAACATTAACCGACCTTCAAAGAGTATTGATGACAGTCAAGAGAAATATAATTCTGCAGCATCTGGTTATGAGGAACAACCCTTTACAAAAGAGACCTGCGTCTGTGTTCCTTTCTATCTTTGCAGTAATGGTTATCTAGTAAACTACCAAGGAGATCGCTCAGGGGACTATGCCCAACTTATAGATGAACGAAGTAACATCTCACCAGAAACTCTAAACTTGACCGAATTGGCTGTACCCCAGAAGAACTATGAGAAGAGCAAGAACAGAACAACAAGAGCAGTAGGAAATGAGGTAAATACAGTTTTAGAAGAAATTATACAACACTTCTAATATTCACAGAGTTACTTTTCTTCATTTgtaacatttatatgtatatttattaaatatacctCACATATATGCTAAATGTGAACTATTTTACAAAGttaagtagatatatatatattttaattgcaGACCCACGATTCTCCATATGTTGATATCACGCCTCGTATCGGTCCTTTCAATCAGGATGGATGTGGATTTTTGAGGACTTGTTGCCAAATCTTGCCGTCAGTTGTTCCAGGAAGTTTTATTCCATCAACACACCCGGGTGCATTTGGTTTTCAGTTTATTGACCACCAAGCTGGAGTTTATCCTGATGCTGGACAAAGTTTCTTTGGTCAACAGCTTGTTCCTCAAAGTAATTTTGACTCTGGATTAGGGGAATCATATCTTCAGGGTCAACAAATTCATCCTGGCGTTCTAACTAGCGGTGATTATTTAGGTTCTATTATACCTCCTAATATATTACCAGACACTGCTCACGCTCAGGGCCATCTCGCTCCTGGACTCTCATCTCTTGGAATTCCACATGTCATCGACACATCTGGTACCAAACCTGGATATGAATTTCCTAACCCCATTGGACACCTTACTTGTGGTAAAAGGAATGCTTTTGGAATTCATGGACGTGTTCAGAACTTGCATTACCATGATGATTCGACAGAGTTTGGAGAATATCCTTGGCAGGTATTGTAGTAATCACTTGATTACAATAGAGAACCTAGATGAACATCGTCAGGTTTAGAGGTTTTTTATGTTAATGTAGACAGTTTTTAGGTTAGTTTTAACCTATGGGTTTACTAAGATAGGTTTAAAGCTGAGTAGAAACGTTTACAGGTTTTATGCtaacatgaacagtttttaatagttattacaaaatttcGTTATCCATCTTATGTATCGATtgcaatttttaacattttcacaaaTAATGGAAATTACTTTTACCACTAGGTGGCTGTATTACGAAAGATTGCGCCTAAAGATAGTTTGTACGTATGTGGAGGTGTCCTGATAGATAGCCAATGGGTGATAACGGCAGCTCATTGTCTCAGAaagtaagttaaaaaagaaacaagaaatagtCAGACGTTTATCTTTTATAATCCTTTACTTTGAATTTACGCTAAAATTACT of the Tachypleus tridentatus isolate NWPU-2018 chromosome 13, ASM421037v1, whole genome shotgun sequence genome contains:
- the LOC143238626 gene encoding uncharacterized protein LOC143238626 isoform X3, producing the protein MKNIALFTILLLLQIILTNSQNGGEREGRILNKGLSFIPILSASNDEHEEKDYRTKSFAGSQNLNNPYSSDVYVNTQSSQDSHDYSFPYDSDTKELSLFHLQNNQQGGQEDSHSQLEGSPYFESISHQTKHQPLSSQSEVPYGTNSYLTSSNYQASKDYSPNAGVQGSTVFASKNEHESSQQYPILPTGERDYQTQTSHSSHIDNFGVPLRGEERYSIKNYPNINRPSKSIDDSQEKYNSAASGYEEQPFTKETCVCVPFYLCSNGYLVNYQGDRSGDYAQLIDERSNISPETLNLTELAVPQKNYEKSKNRTTRAVGNETHDSPYVDITPRIGPFNQDGCGFLRTCCQILPSVVPGSFIPSTHPGAFGFQFIDHQAGVYPDAGQSFFGQQLVPQSNFDSGLGESYLQGQQIHPGVLTSGDYLGSIIPPNILPDTAHAQGHLAPGLSSLGIPHVIDTSGTKPGYEFPNPIGHLTCGKRNAFGIHGRVQNLHYHDDSTEFGEYPWQVAVLRKIAPKDSLYVCGGVLIDSQWVITAAHCLRKFQKGDLKVRLGEWDVHREDEFYPFIEKYIKEVHVHPRFYPGNLKNDIALLLLDSPVALTFPHISPACLPDFRDHFGNQRCWVSGWGKDGFGALGEYQNVLREVDLPIVGFKDCEIRLQHTRLGPGFRLHPGFLCAGGEPGKDACEGDGGSPLVCENQNGVWKVVGLVSWGIGCGQPGVPGIYVNVAHYVSWIESFVNRYG
- the LOC143238626 gene encoding uncharacterized protein LOC143238626 isoform X2, translated to MKNIALFTILLLLQIILTNSQNGNVFQHSDSSGWNWGSSNREGPDHVHKLGEKTNQDTLSNTHTSINFRSSQNNISTFERDNPLRLAVPSSFIANDTEEAIGRNARNLKVDDISLSGGEREGRILNKGLSFIPILSASNDEHEEKDYRTKSFAGSQNLNNPYSSDVYVNTQSSQDSHDYSFPYDSDTKELSLFHLQNNQQGGQEDSHSQLEGSPYFESISHQTKHQPLSSQSEVPYGTNSYLTSSNYQASKDYSPNAGVQGSTVFASKNEHESSQQYPILPTGERDYQTQTSHSSHIDNFGVPLRGEERYSIKNYPNINRPSKSIDDSQEKYNSAASGYEEQPFTKETCVCVPFYLCSNGYLVNYQGDRSGDYAQLIDERSNISPETLNLTELAVPQKNYEKSKNRTTRAVGNETHDSPYVDITPRIGPFNQDGCGFLRTCCQILPSVVPGSFIPSTHPGAFGFQFIDHQAGVYPDAGQSFFGQQLVPQSNFDSGLGESYLQGQQIHPGVLTSGDYLGSIIPPNILPDTAHAQGHLAPGLSSLGIPHVIDTSGTKPGYEFPNPIGHLTCGKRNAFGIHGRVQNLHYHDDSTEFGEYPWQVAVLRKIAPKDSLYVCGGVLIDSQWVITAAHCLRKFQKGDLKVRLGEWDVHREDEFYPFIEKYIKEVHVHPRFYPGNLKNDIALLLLDSPVALTFPHISPACLPDFRDHFGNQRCWVSGWGKDGFGALGEYQNVLREVDLPIVGFKDCEIRLQHTRLGPGFRLHPGFLCAGGEPGKDACEGDGGSPLVCENQNGVWKVVGLVSWGIGCGQPGVPGIYVNVAHYVSWIESFVNRYG
- the LOC143238626 gene encoding uncharacterized protein LOC143238626 isoform X1; the protein is MKNIALFTILLLLQIILTNSQNGNVFQHSDSSGWNWGSSNREGPDHVHKLGEKTNQDTLSNTHTSINFRSSQNNISTFERDNPLRLAVPSSFIANDTEEAIGRNARNLKVDDISLSGGEREGRILNKGLSFSLSGGEREGRILNKGLSFIPILSASNDEHEEKDYRTKSFAGSQNLNNPYSSDVYVNTQSSQDSHDYSFPYDSDTKELSLFHLQNNQQGGQEDSHSQLEGSPYFESISHQTKHQPLSSQSEVPYGTNSYLTSSNYQASKDYSPNAGVQGSTVFASKNEHESSQQYPILPTGERDYQTQTSHSSHIDNFGVPLRGEERYSIKNYPNINRPSKSIDDSQEKYNSAASGYEEQPFTKETCVCVPFYLCSNGYLVNYQGDRSGDYAQLIDERSNISPETLNLTELAVPQKNYEKSKNRTTRAVGNETHDSPYVDITPRIGPFNQDGCGFLRTCCQILPSVVPGSFIPSTHPGAFGFQFIDHQAGVYPDAGQSFFGQQLVPQSNFDSGLGESYLQGQQIHPGVLTSGDYLGSIIPPNILPDTAHAQGHLAPGLSSLGIPHVIDTSGTKPGYEFPNPIGHLTCGKRNAFGIHGRVQNLHYHDDSTEFGEYPWQVAVLRKIAPKDSLYVCGGVLIDSQWVITAAHCLRKFQKGDLKVRLGEWDVHREDEFYPFIEKYIKEVHVHPRFYPGNLKNDIALLLLDSPVALTFPHISPACLPDFRDHFGNQRCWVSGWGKDGFGALGEYQNVLREVDLPIVGFKDCEIRLQHTRLGPGFRLHPGFLCAGGEPGKDACEGDGGSPLVCENQNGVWKVVGLVSWGIGCGQPGVPGIYVNVAHYVSWIESFVNRYG